In Streptomyces hawaiiensis, one genomic interval encodes:
- a CDS encoding PRC-barrel domain-containing protein, producing MRTDIDPRNLIGRKAFDRNGTRIGTIDEVYLDDATGEPEWAAIRTGLFSRDAFVPLEPSELIEGSLHVPFDRALIKDAPDFGVGRHLSPEQELQLYHHYGLDVAAPPPLPDHDFGKLAGTDETA from the coding sequence GTGCGAACCGATATCGATCCGCGCAACCTGATCGGCCGCAAGGCGTTCGACCGCAACGGGACCAGGATCGGCACGATCGACGAGGTCTACCTCGACGACGCCACCGGCGAGCCGGAATGGGCGGCCATACGCACCGGCCTGTTCAGCAGGGACGCCTTCGTCCCCCTGGAGCCCAGCGAACTGATCGAGGGCTCCCTCCACGTCCCCTTCGACCGCGCCCTGATCAAGGACGCCCCCGACTTCGGCGTGGGCCGCCACCTCTCCCCCGAGCAGGAACTGCAGCTCTATCACCACTACGGCCTCGACGTCGCCGCCCCGCCCCCGCTGCCGGACCACGACTTCGGCAAGCTGGCGGGCACCGACGAGACGGCCTGA
- a CDS encoding DUF881 domain-containing protein has product MCGMPQQPPVRSTPTRPRRPDASMSLLTNVMDHSLDDGYAEAAARKKAAGDSGMPKTLRAKLGLAAGLVLAALVVTVGAAQARVAAPVVAKEREELVDRIDRETEAADKLEDSVDELRADVSSRQREALKNSGGNADSDLAGILSGAVAVHGPGVKLVVNDAKEAASGGDGNPRETSGFSDTGRVRDRDMQRVVNGLWESGAEAVSINGQRLTALSAIRAAGDAILVDNKPLVPPYTVLAVGDGKRLSTRFQNSADGLYLNALQESYGIRTGISVEDDLRLPAAPSVTVRTAQPRSEKSEKGTS; this is encoded by the coding sequence ATGTGCGGCATGCCGCAGCAACCCCCCGTTCGGAGCACACCCACGCGGCCCCGGCGCCCGGATGCGTCCATGTCGTTGCTCACCAACGTCATGGACCACAGCCTCGACGACGGATACGCCGAGGCCGCCGCGCGCAAGAAGGCCGCGGGCGACAGCGGCATGCCGAAGACGCTCAGGGCGAAGCTGGGACTTGCCGCCGGACTGGTGCTCGCGGCCCTCGTCGTGACCGTCGGAGCGGCGCAGGCGCGGGTCGCCGCCCCGGTCGTCGCCAAGGAGCGGGAAGAGCTGGTCGACCGCATCGACCGGGAGACCGAGGCGGCGGACAAGCTGGAGGACTCCGTCGACGAGCTGCGCGCGGACGTGAGCTCACGGCAGCGCGAAGCGCTGAAGAACAGCGGCGGCAACGCGGACTCCGATCTGGCGGGCATCCTGTCGGGCGCGGTCGCGGTGCACGGTCCCGGTGTGAAGCTCGTGGTGAACGACGCCAAGGAAGCCGCCTCGGGTGGCGACGGCAACCCCCGTGAGACCTCCGGGTTCTCCGACACCGGCCGGGTGCGTGACCGGGACATGCAGCGCGTGGTCAACGGCCTGTGGGAGTCGGGTGCCGAGGCCGTCTCGATCAACGGGCAGCGGCTGACGGCGCTGTCCGCGATCAGGGCCGCGGGGGACGCCATACTGGTCGACAACAAGCCGCTGGTGCCGCCGTACACGGTGCTGGCGGTGGGGGACGGAAAGCGGCTGAGCACGCGGTTCCAGAACAGCGCGGACGGGTTGTATCTGAACGCGCTGCAGGAGAGCTACGGCATCAGGACAGGCATCTCCGTGGAGGACGACCTCCGGCTGCCTGCCGCGCCGAGTGTGACCGTACGTACAGCACAGCCGCGCAGTGAGAAGAGTGAGAAGGGCACATCGTGA
- a CDS encoding FHA domain-containing protein → MGGAWWKLSGADGRCQDVRVGQSVQSGFVLPHGRVCFGQGESPVKLFAKLFGKSAREGSDNATARHRAQPDAEGQRPLFRDQVGGPGGDVSGGQGAPSVDPAQPGGIGFGQPSTSGAGGGFSDPYASNAPGGQPRQEDPMSALVCTRCGNRNAENSRFCSNCGAPLRAGAAPERPSETTSTISISGLEAYDSETTGQTPMPTLSPEAQAAVDALPLGSALLVVRRGPNSGSRFLLDGDLTTAGRHPQSDIFLDDVTVSRRHVEFRRGQDGSFTVADVGSLNGTYVNRERIDQVALNNGDEVQIGKYRLVFHASQRGY, encoded by the coding sequence ATGGGCGGTGCGTGGTGGAAACTGTCTGGTGCAGACGGACGTTGTCAGGATGTCCGGGTCGGCCAGAGTGTTCAGTCAGGGTTCGTCCTGCCCCACGGGCGGGTCTGTTTCGGTCAAGGGGAATCGCCCGTGAAGTTGTTTGCGAAGTTGTTCGGCAAGAGCGCGCGAGAGGGCAGCGACAATGCGACCGCTCGTCATCGCGCACAGCCTGACGCGGAGGGCCAGAGGCCGCTGTTCCGGGACCAGGTCGGCGGCCCGGGCGGCGACGTTTCCGGAGGTCAGGGCGCGCCGTCGGTTGACCCTGCGCAGCCCGGCGGCATAGGTTTCGGGCAACCGTCAACCTCAGGTGCGGGTGGAGGGTTTTCCGACCCGTATGCGTCCAATGCCCCCGGTGGGCAGCCGCGGCAGGAGGATCCGATGTCGGCCCTGGTGTGTACGAGGTGCGGTAACCGCAACGCGGAGAACAGCCGTTTCTGCTCCAACTGCGGCGCGCCGCTGCGGGCGGGGGCGGCCCCGGAGCGGCCGTCCGAGACGACTTCCACGATCTCCATCTCCGGTCTCGAGGCCTACGACAGCGAGACCACCGGCCAGACGCCGATGCCGACGCTGTCCCCTGAGGCTCAGGCCGCCGTCGACGCGCTCCCGCTGGGTTCCGCGCTCCTGGTGGTGCGCCGCGGGCCGAACTCGGGCAGCCGCTTCCTGCTGGACGGCGATCTGACCACGGCCGGGCGGCATCCGCAGAGCGACATCTTCCTGGACGACGTGACGGTGTCCCGGCGGCACGTGGAGTTCCGCCGCGGTCAGGACGGTTCGTTCACGGTGGCCGACGTGGGCAGCCTGAACGGCACGTACGTGAACCGCGAGCGGATCGACCAGGTCGCCCTGAACAACGGTGACGAGGTGCAGATCGGCAAGTACCGGCTGGTCTTCCACGCCAGCCAGCGGGGCTACTGA
- a CDS encoding mannose-1-phosphate guanyltransferase: protein MKAVVMAGGEGTRLRPMTSSMPKPLLPVANRPIMEHVLRLLKRHGLNETVVTVQFLASLVKNYFGDGEELGMELTYANEEKPLGTAGSVKNAEEALKDDAFLVISGDALTDFDLTELINFHKEKGALVTVCLTRVPNPLEFGITIVDEEGKVERFLEKPTWGQVFSDTVNTGIYVMEPEVFDYVEPDVPVDWSGDVFPQLMKEGKPVYGYIAEGYWEDVGTHESYVKAQADVLEGKVDVDIDGFEISPGVWVAEGAEVHPDAVLRGPVYIGDYAKVEAGSEIREHTVVGSNVVVKSGAFLHKAVVHDNVYVGPHSNLRGCVVGKNTDIMRAARIEDGAVIGDECLVGEESIVQGNVRVYPFKTIEAGAFVNTSVIWESRGQAHLFGARGVSGILNVEITPELAVRLAGAYATTLKKGSTVTTARDHSRGARALKRAVISALQASAIDVRDLENVPLPVARQQTARGSAGGIMIRTTPGVPDSVDIMFFDGQGADLSQGSQRKLDRVFARQEYRRAFPGEIGDLYFPASVFDSYTGSLLRNVDTTGIADSGLKVVVDASNGSAGLVLPSLLGKLGVDSLTINPGLDESRPTETADMRRSGMVRLGEIVASSGAAFGVRFDPVGERLSLVDEKGRIVEDDRALLVMLDLVAAERRSGRVALPVTTTRIAEQVAAYHGTQVEWTTTSPDDLTRVGGEEGTIFGGDGKGGFIVPEFSSVYDATAAFVRLIGLVGRTQLTLSQIDARIPRAHVLKRDLATPWAVKGLVMRRVVEAAGDRFVDTTDGVRVVETDGRWVMVLPDPAEAVTHLWAEGPDDASAQALLDEWSAVVDSAGR, encoded by the coding sequence ATGAAGGCCGTCGTGATGGCCGGAGGCGAAGGCACGCGCCTTCGCCCTATGACCTCAAGCATGCCCAAGCCGCTCCTGCCGGTGGCGAACCGGCCGATCATGGAGCATGTTCTGCGGCTGCTCAAAAGGCATGGGCTCAACGAAACAGTCGTGACTGTCCAGTTCCTGGCCTCGCTGGTCAAGAACTACTTCGGTGACGGCGAAGAGCTTGGAATGGAGCTCACCTATGCCAATGAGGAGAAGCCACTCGGTACCGCCGGAAGCGTCAAGAACGCCGAAGAGGCGTTGAAGGACGATGCCTTCCTTGTCATCTCCGGCGATGCTCTGACGGACTTCGACCTCACCGAGCTCATCAATTTCCACAAGGAGAAGGGTGCTCTCGTCACGGTCTGCCTGACGCGTGTGCCCAACCCGCTGGAATTCGGTATCACCATTGTCGACGAAGAAGGCAAGGTGGAGCGCTTCCTCGAGAAGCCCACCTGGGGCCAGGTCTTCTCCGACACCGTGAACACCGGCATCTATGTGATGGAGCCCGAGGTCTTCGACTACGTCGAGCCCGATGTGCCCGTCGACTGGTCCGGCGACGTCTTCCCGCAGCTGATGAAGGAAGGCAAGCCCGTCTACGGCTATATCGCCGAGGGCTACTGGGAGGACGTCGGAACCCACGAGAGCTATGTGAAGGCGCAGGCCGATGTCCTGGAGGGCAAGGTCGACGTCGACATCGACGGGTTCGAGATCTCCCCGGGCGTATGGGTCGCCGAGGGGGCGGAGGTCCATCCCGACGCTGTCCTGCGTGGCCCCGTCTATATCGGTGACTACGCCAAGGTCGAGGCCGGCTCCGAAATCCGTGAGCACACCGTCGTGGGCTCCAACGTGGTCGTCAAGAGCGGGGCGTTTCTGCACAAGGCCGTCGTCCACGACAACGTCTACGTGGGGCCGCACAGCAATCTGCGCGGCTGCGTGGTCGGCAAGAACACCGACATCATGCGCGCGGCGCGGATCGAGGACGGGGCGGTCATCGGTGATGAGTGCCTGGTCGGTGAAGAATCGATCGTCCAGGGCAATGTGCGGGTCTATCCGTTCAAGACCATCGAGGCCGGCGCCTTCGTCAACACCTCGGTGATCTGGGAATCCAGGGGCCAGGCGCATCTCTTCGGTGCCCGCGGTGTGTCCGGCATCCTGAACGTGGAGATCACGCCGGAACTCGCGGTGCGGCTCGCAGGCGCGTACGCGACCACGCTGAAGAAGGGCTCGACCGTCACCACGGCCCGCGACCACTCCCGTGGTGCCCGCGCGCTGAAGCGGGCGGTGATCTCCGCGCTGCAGGCCAGCGCGATCGACGTGCGGGACCTGGAGAACGTGCCGCTGCCCGTGGCCCGGCAGCAGACCGCGCGGGGCAGTGCGGGCGGCATCATGATCCGTACCACGCCCGGGGTGCCGGACTCGGTCGACATCATGTTCTTCGACGGGCAGGGTGCCGACCTGTCGCAGGGCAGCCAGCGGAAGCTGGACCGGGTGTTCGCGCGCCAGGAGTACCGCCGTGCCTTCCCCGGGGAGATCGGTGACCTGTACTTCCCGGCCAGTGTCTTCGACTCGTACACCGGGTCGCTGCTGAGGAACGTCGACACGACCGGGATCGCGGACTCCGGCCTGAAGGTCGTCGTGGACGCGTCCAACGGAAGCGCGGGACTAGTCCTGCCGAGCCTGCTCGGCAAGCTCGGGGTGGACTCGCTGACGATCAACCCCGGCCTCGACGAGTCCAGGCCGACGGAGACGGCCGACATGCGGCGGTCGGGGATGGTACGTCTCGGGGAGATCGTGGCGTCCTCGGGTGCCGCGTTCGGTGTGCGGTTCGACCCCGTCGGTGAGCGGCTGTCGCTCGTCGACGAGAAGGGGCGGATCGTCGAGGACGACCGGGCGCTGCTCGTGATGCTGGACCTGGTCGCCGCCGAGCGGCGCAGCGGCCGGGTCGCGCTGCCGGTGACCACGACCCGGATCGCCGAGCAGGTGGCGGCGTACCACGGGACGCAGGTCGAGTGGACGACCACATCGCCGGACGACCTCACGCGCGTGGGCGGTGAGGAAGGGACGATCTTCGGCGGTGACGGCAAGGGCGGTTTCATCGTCCCCGAGTTCAGCAGCGTGTACGACGCCACCGCGGCGTTCGTACGGCTCATCGGGCTCGTCGGGCGCACGCAGCTCACGCTCAGCCAGATCGACGCGCGGATCCCGCGGGCGCACGTCCTGAAGCGGGATCTGGCGACCCCGTGGGCCGTCAAGGGGCTTGTGATGCGGCGGGTCGTCGAAGCGGCCGGAGACCGCTTCGTGGACACCACGGACGGTGTGCGTGTGGTGGAGACCGACGGTCGCTGGGTGATGGTGCTGCCCGACCCGGCCGAGGCCGTCACCCACCTGTGGGCCGAGGGACCGGACGACGCCTCCGCGCAGGCCCTGCTGGACGAATGGTCGGCGGTCGTGGACAGCGCCGGCCGGTAG
- a CDS encoding DNA polymerase IV, with protein sequence MRTAPTILHLDMDAFFASVEQASKPSLRGKAVVVGGLGPRGVVATASYEARVFGVHSAMPMGQARRLAPNAAYLVPRFTFYRSISERVMELLRALSPLVEPLSLDEAFVDLEAGGVAWDERSARLAGVKLRADIRAVTGLTGSVGLAASKMLAKIASEEAKPDGLVVIEPGSERAMLGPMSVRILPGVGPATGDHLRRAGITTVEEIAEAGEDELVRLLGKAHGHGLYAMALARDDRPVVAERETKSVSVEDTYDVDIHDRTRVGLEVQRLAERCVRRLRGAGLSGRTIVLKVRRYDFSTLTRSETLRGPTDDPAVIREAAGRLLDSVDTTGGVRLLGVGVSGLADYTQEDLFAQAAGERAVAEGPVEEHAPAPAEEQPSLAERRWPAGHDVRHAEFGHGWVQGSGLGRVTVRFETPSSEPGRVRTFRVDDPDLEAADPLPLVLRGPEEGDGVPGAGSQAVSSVPASLPKSWSGSGGGAATSRP encoded by the coding sequence GTGAGAACCGCACCCACGATCCTGCATCTCGACATGGATGCCTTCTTCGCCTCGGTGGAGCAGGCGTCCAAGCCGAGTCTGCGCGGGAAGGCCGTGGTCGTGGGCGGGCTCGGGCCGCGGGGTGTGGTGGCGACCGCGTCGTACGAGGCGCGGGTCTTCGGGGTGCATTCGGCCATGCCCATGGGCCAGGCCCGGCGGCTCGCGCCCAACGCCGCGTATCTCGTGCCGCGCTTCACCTTCTACCGGTCAATCAGCGAGCGGGTCATGGAGCTGCTGCGTGCGCTGTCGCCGCTGGTGGAACCGCTGAGCCTCGACGAGGCGTTCGTGGACCTGGAGGCCGGGGGAGTGGCCTGGGACGAGCGGTCGGCACGGCTGGCCGGGGTGAAGCTGCGCGCGGACATCCGGGCTGTCACGGGCCTCACGGGGTCGGTGGGGCTCGCCGCGTCCAAGATGCTCGCGAAGATCGCCTCGGAGGAGGCCAAGCCCGACGGGCTGGTGGTCATCGAGCCGGGGAGCGAGCGGGCGATGCTCGGGCCGATGTCGGTGCGGATCCTGCCGGGGGTGGGGCCGGCGACGGGCGACCATCTGCGGCGGGCCGGGATCACCACGGTCGAGGAGATCGCCGAGGCGGGCGAGGACGAGCTGGTCCGGCTGCTGGGGAAGGCGCACGGGCACGGTCTCTACGCCATGGCGCTGGCGCGGGACGACCGGCCCGTGGTGGCGGAGCGCGAGACGAAGTCGGTGTCGGTCGAGGACACCTACGACGTCGACATCCACGACCGGACGCGGGTCGGGCTGGAGGTGCAGCGGCTCGCCGAGCGGTGCGTGCGGCGGCTGCGCGGGGCCGGCCTGTCCGGGCGGACCATCGTGCTGAAGGTGCGGCGCTACGACTTCTCGACGCTCACCCGGTCCGAGACGCTGCGCGGGCCGACGGACGATCCCGCCGTGATCCGTGAGGCGGCGGGCAGACTGCTGGACTCGGTGGACACGACGGGCGGGGTGCGGCTGCTCGGGGTGGGGGTCAGCGGGCTCGCCGACTACACGCAGGAAGACCTGTTCGCACAGGCGGCGGGGGAGCGGGCGGTCGCGGAGGGCCCCGTCGAGGAGCACGCCCCGGCGCCGGCCGAGGAGCAGCCGTCACTGGCCGAGCGGCGGTGGCCCGCCGGGCACGACGTGCGCCATGCCGAGTTCGGGCACGGATGGGTGCAGGGCAGCGGCCTGGGGCGGGTCACCGTACGGTTCGAGACGCCCTCCTCGGAGCCCGGGCGCGTGCGGACCTTCCGGGTCGACGATCCGGATCTGGAGGCGGCCGACCCGCTGCCGTTGGTGTTACGAGGGCCCGAAGAGGGAGACGGAGTGCCCGGGGCAGGGTCTCAGGCCGTCTCGTCGGTGCCCGCCAGCTTGCCGAAGTCGTGGTCCGGCAGCGGGGGCGGGGCGGCGACGTCGAGGCCGTAG
- a CDS encoding bifunctional nuclease family protein, which produces MNELDVVGVRVEMPSNQPIVLLREVGGDRYLPIWIGPGEATAIAFAQQGMAPARPLTHDLFKDVLEAVGQELTEVRITDLREGVFYAELVFASGVEVSARPSDAIALALRTGTPIYGSDTVLDDAGIAIPDEQEDEVEKFREFLDQISPEDFGSSSQ; this is translated from the coding sequence GTGAACGAGCTCGATGTCGTAGGTGTCCGGGTCGAAATGCCCTCCAACCAACCGATCGTGCTGCTGCGTGAAGTGGGAGGCGACCGTTACCTCCCCATCTGGATCGGACCGGGGGAGGCGACGGCGATCGCCTTCGCCCAGCAGGGCATGGCTCCCGCGCGGCCGCTGACACACGACCTGTTCAAGGACGTGTTGGAAGCCGTCGGCCAGGAGCTCACGGAAGTGCGCATCACGGACCTGCGTGAGGGCGTCTTCTACGCGGAGCTGGTCTTCGCCAGCGGCGTCGAGGTGAGCGCCCGCCCGTCCGACGCCATAGCTCTCGCGCTGCGCACCGGGACGCCGATCTACGGCAGTGACACGGTGCTCGACGACGCCGGCATCGCGATCCCGGACGAGCAGGAGGACGAGGTGGAGAAGTTCCGCGAGTTCCTCGACCAGATCTCCCCGGAGGACTTCGGCTCCAGCAGTCAGTGA
- a CDS encoding small basic family protein, with protein sequence MIAVLGLVVGVVAGLLVRPEVPAVVEPYLPIAVVAALDAVFGGLRAMLDGIFDDKVFVVSFLSNVVVAALIVFLGDKLGVGAQLSTGVVVVLGIRIFSNAAAIRRHVFRA encoded by the coding sequence GTGATCGCCGTACTGGGCCTCGTCGTGGGAGTCGTGGCCGGCCTGTTGGTCCGGCCTGAGGTTCCGGCGGTGGTCGAGCCTTATCTGCCGATCGCTGTCGTCGCGGCGCTCGACGCCGTCTTCGGCGGCCTGCGGGCCATGCTCGACGGCATCTTCGACGACAAGGTCTTCGTGGTGTCGTTCCTGTCGAACGTGGTCGTGGCCGCGTTGATCGTGTTCCTGGGCGACAAGCTGGGCGTGGGTGCCCAGCTGTCCACCGGTGTGGTGGTCGTCCTCGGCATCCGGATCTTCTCCAACGCCGCGGCGATCCGCCGGCACGTGTTCCGGGCGTGA
- a CDS encoding MerR family transcriptional regulator, translating to MLQTPSGGAGHGAAATDSGLMSIGTVLNVLRDEFPEVTISKIRFLESEGLIEPQRTPSGYRKFSAHDVERLGHVLRMQRDHYLPLKVIREHLEAMERGEAVQLPVVGRQRDGESASESFEGPTAARIGREELLAAAGVDEQEFKEWESYGLLTPLEDGAYDAEAVTVALLVVELGRFGIEPRHLRAMKAAADREAGLVDQVVAPLRRHRNPQTRVHAEARTKELAGLTVKLHAALVQTALGVRLP from the coding sequence ATGCTTCAAACACCGAGCGGCGGTGCCGGGCACGGCGCCGCCGCCACGGACAGTGGGCTGATGAGCATCGGCACGGTGCTGAACGTGCTGCGTGACGAGTTTCCCGAAGTGACCATCTCCAAGATCCGCTTCCTGGAGTCGGAAGGGCTCATCGAGCCGCAGCGGACCCCGTCGGGGTATCGCAAGTTCAGTGCCCATGACGTCGAGCGCCTCGGTCACGTCCTGAGGATGCAGCGGGACCACTATTTGCCCCTGAAGGTGATCCGGGAGCACTTGGAGGCCATGGAGCGCGGTGAGGCCGTGCAGCTGCCGGTCGTGGGCCGTCAGCGGGACGGCGAATCCGCGTCCGAGTCGTTCGAGGGGCCCACAGCGGCCAGGATCGGGCGTGAGGAGCTGCTCGCCGCCGCCGGTGTCGACGAGCAGGAGTTCAAGGAGTGGGAGTCCTACGGCCTCCTCACCCCTCTGGAGGACGGGGCCTACGATGCCGAGGCGGTCACCGTCGCGCTGCTCGTCGTCGAGCTCGGGCGGTTCGGGATCGAGCCGCGGCACCTTCGGGCGATGAAGGCCGCAGCCGACCGTGAGGCCGGGCTCGTGGACCAGGTGGTGGCCCCGCTGAGGCGGCACCGGAACCCGCAGACCAGGGTTCATGCCGAGGCCCGTACCAAAGAGCTGGCGGGGCTCACGGTGAAGCTGCACGCCGCGTTGGTGCAGACGGCGCTCGGCGTACGGCTGCCCTGA
- a CDS encoding MerR family transcriptional regulator encodes MRSSGDGTAGGGPERSLRASGPYPPPGSRPLPGGGCPQPGGAAEHVPQRPTAVPSSGGTTSMASEQIGYRGPTACAAAGITYRQLDYWARTGLVEPSVRPAHGSGTQRLYSFRDVVVLKIVKRFLDTGVSLQNIRTAVQHLRERGFSDLERMTLMSDGATVYECTSPDEVHALLQGGQGVFGIAVGVVWRDVESALSQLHGERIDTGETLVGPNPADELARRRNRAV; translated from the coding sequence GTGAGAAGCAGCGGCGACGGTACGGCTGGGGGCGGCCCCGAGCGCAGTCTCAGGGCGAGCGGTCCGTACCCTCCCCCCGGCTCACGGCCCCTCCCGGGCGGAGGATGCCCCCAGCCCGGTGGCGCGGCCGAGCACGTTCCGCAGCGACCGACAGCGGTGCCGAGCAGCGGAGGGACGACGTCCATGGCGTCCGAGCAGATCGGCTATCGCGGCCCCACGGCCTGTGCGGCCGCCGGTATCACCTACCGGCAATTGGACTACTGGGCCCGCACGGGGCTCGTCGAGCCGAGCGTGCGCCCCGCGCACGGGTCCGGGACGCAGCGGCTGTACAGCTTCCGGGACGTGGTCGTCCTGAAGATCGTCAAGCGGTTCCTCGACACCGGGGTGTCACTGCAGAACATCCGCACGGCCGTCCAGCACCTCAGGGAACGCGGTTTCAGCGACCTGGAACGCATGACGCTGATGAGCGACGGCGCGACGGTCTACGAGTGCACCTCGCCCGACGAGGTCCATGCCCTGCTCCAAGGCGGTCAGGGTGTGTTCGGGATCGCCGTGGGCGTGGTGTGGCGGGACGTCGAGAGCGCGCTGTCCCAGCTGCATGGTGAGCGGATCGACACCGGCGAGACCCTGGTCGGGCCCAACCCGGCGGACGAGCTGGCGCGTCGGCGCAACCGAGCCGTCTGA
- a CDS encoding DUF881 domain-containing protein: MSDHDETPAEDQDDTRAGRGDGGGESGNRLRKELPQEVPASAPAAEEVPQEPEPEPERAPEPQPDPEPRLTGRQRLVQGVWPPRVTRAQLIVAVLLFGLGFGLAVQVASNSDSDSALRGARQEDLVRILDELDDRTQRLEDEKQGLEKQRDELENSSDQAEEARKQTIEKERQLGILAGTVAAQGPGITMTIEDTKGTVEADMLLDAIQELRAAGAEAIQVNGVRVVAGTYLTDAGKGVSVDGNKINAPYRFKVIGKPQDLEPALNIPGGVVQTLEKEQATVTIERSTDIVVDALRAAKRPDYARSSSQ, encoded by the coding sequence ATGAGTGATCACGACGAGACGCCCGCCGAGGACCAGGACGACACGCGCGCCGGCCGGGGCGACGGCGGCGGCGAGTCCGGGAACAGGCTGCGCAAGGAGCTGCCCCAGGAGGTGCCCGCATCGGCACCTGCCGCCGAGGAGGTCCCGCAGGAGCCGGAGCCCGAACCCGAGCGGGCACCGGAACCGCAGCCTGATCCCGAGCCGCGTCTGACCGGCCGGCAGCGGCTGGTGCAGGGGGTGTGGCCGCCGCGTGTCACCCGGGCCCAACTCATCGTCGCGGTGCTGTTGTTCGGTCTCGGATTCGGGCTGGCCGTGCAGGTGGCCTCGAACAGCGACAGTGACAGCGCCCTGCGTGGCGCTCGGCAGGAAGATCTTGTCCGCATCCTCGATGAACTGGATGACCGTACTCAGCGTCTTGAGGACGAGAAGCAGGGTCTCGAGAAGCAGCGCGACGAGCTCGAGAACAGCTCTGACCAGGCCGAGGAGGCTCGGAAGCAGACGATCGAGAAGGAGCGGCAACTCGGCATCCTGGCGGGCACCGTGGCCGCGCAGGGGCCCGGCATCACCATGACGATCGAGGACACGAAGGGGACGGTCGAGGCGGACATGCTGCTCGACGCGATCCAGGAGCTGCGTGCTGCGGGTGCGGAGGCGATCCAGGTCAACGGCGTCCGGGTCGTCGCGGGCACGTATCTCACGGACGCGGGCAAGGGCGTGAGCGTGGACGGGAACAAGATCAACGCGCCCTATCGTTTCAAGGTCATCGGCAAGCCGCAGGACCTCGAGCCGGCGCTCAACATCCCCGGAGGCGTGGTGCAGACTCTCGAGAAGGAACAGGCCACCGTCACGATCGAGCGGTCGACCGACATCGTCGTGGACGCCTTGCGAGCAGCGAAGCGGCCTGACTACGCTCGGTCGTCCTCGCAGTGA